The Brasilonema sennae CENA114 genome includes a region encoding these proteins:
- a CDS encoding NB-ARC domain-containing protein, producing MRKRRLKRLWKRIILFLSKLAGFLRGNRRRLKRKRHSQVEQPVLGNSQKAEASVTSLAPHIQSQVEQTISGNENVLQNIKGNNNINVGGVEGSLTINYRRPIDRPFQAPSLPANFVDRPVTVKIKTRLLANTSSAGALLISAIHGLGGIGKTTLVTALAHDQDIQKRFSGGVLWATLGQQPDIISLLSSWVQALGDNEFRAINVEATSAHLRSLLRDKAVLLVVDDAWEPDKVKPFMVASSQSQLLITSRRADVADGVGASLQQLNLMTPQESLELLSKSLEREIEEVEKQEALRVAQTVGYLPIALNLVAARIKWGMTWVKLETAFKQEVANLKVLYGARQENSLEATFNLSLKALREYDEQAWKNFIWLGVLPEDVTIAAPMAVTLWDLESQDEADERLELLWNDALLQSDSPVFVGGVEWKGYRIHDLLHDVARSRLMKSPPTGMGLNLLDVHSQLLERYRQKTQKNLWHTLPNDGYIHQHLLWHLEKAERVEEIHSLLREESQTTSNGWFEAREKLGQTAGYITDISRAWELAEANWNESILPQVVGLQCRYALITASLNSLAGNLPVELLVALVKNNFWNPEQGLAYALKNPEPNQKVYSLIGLVNYLPPNLQELALQKALAAASEIQDESDHAEALSALAQKLPSELLSQVLAAAREIQSQEYRAKVLSALAQKLPSELLSQVLAAAREIQSQEYRAKVLSALAQKLPSELLSQVLAAAREIQSQEYRAKVLSALAQKLPSELLSQVLAAAREIQSQEYRAKVLSALAQKLPSELLSQVLAAAREIQSQEYRAKVLSALAQKLPSELLSQVLAAAREIQSQEYRAKVLSALAQKLPSELLSQVLAAAREIQSQEYRAKVLSALAQKLPSELLPQALAAAREIQDEYHRAKVLSALAQKLPSELLSQVLAAAREIQDKYYRAHALSHLAQKLPSELLPQALAAAREIQNEYYRLHALSHLAQKLPSELLPQALAGAREIQNKYYRAEALSALAQDLPEVLPEALAAAREIQAHSYRAYALSHLAQILPEVLPEALAAARAAAREIQDESDRAKALSALAQELPEVLPEALAAAREIQYESARAEALSALAYKLPSELLPQALGAARQIQDESDRAKVLSAILQKLPSELLPQALAAAREIQNKYYRAKVLSALAQELPEVLPEALAPARKIQDESARAEALSALAQKLPEVLPEALAAAREIQDESNRANALSALAQKLPSELLPEALAAAREIQYESARAKALSALAQKLPEVLPEALAAARKIQYESVRAEALSALAQDLPEVLPEALAAARKIQYESARAEALSALAQKLPSELLPEALAAARQIQYDDYRAKALSALVYKLPSELLPEALAAARQIQDHRYRAEALSALVYKLPSELLPEALAAARQIQDHRYRAEALSALVYKLPSELLPEALAAARQIQDHRYRAEALSALVYKLPSELLPEALAAARQIQDHRYRAEALSALVYKLPSELLPEALAAARQIQDHRYRAEALSALVYKLPSELLPEALAAARQIQDHRYRAEALSALVYKLPSELLPEALAAARQIQDHRYRAEALSALVYKLPSELLPEALAAARQIQDHRYRAYTLSALAYKLPSELLPEALAAARQIQDHRYRANALSALAQILLEVLPEALAAARQIQDHSDRVYVLSALAQKLPQVLPEALAAARQIQDHSDRANALSALAQKLPSELLPEALAAAREIQSQEYRAKVLSALAQKLPSELLPEALAAARQIQDHRYRGYVLSALAQKLPSELLPEALAATREIQDQRYRANILSALADKLPSELLPQALAAAREIQSDQNRANALSALASGLSQMPSTKLFPIWRDTLHELSLRTRPNLLENIKALFPVIFALGGEAATTELARAIVDVARWWR from the coding sequence GTGCGGAAAAGACGCTTGAAAAGGTTATGGAAGCGGATAATACTTTTTCTGTCCAAGTTAGCTGGCTTTTTGAGAGGGAATCGTCGGAGATTAAAACGTAAGCGACATTCTCAGGTTGAACAACCAGTTTTAGGTAACTCACAAAAGGCTGAAGCTTCTGTAACCAGTTTAGCTCCCCATATTCAGTCTCAGGTTGAACAAACAATTTCAGGCAACGAAAATGTTCTCCAAAACATCAAGGGCAACAACAATATTAATGTTGGTGGGGTAGAAGGCAGCCTCACGATTAATTATCGTCGCCCAATTGACAGACCTTTTCAAGCACCGAGTTTACCTGCCAATTTTGTTGATCGCCCAGTTACTGTAAAAATCAAAACTCGTTTACTGGCAAATACATCTTCTGCTGGTGCTTTGCTCATCAGTGCCATTCACGGCTTAGGGGGCATTGGCAAGACAACTTTAGTTACTGCCCTTGCCCATGATCAAGATATCCAAAAACGTTTTTCTGGTGGTGTGCTTTGGGCAACTTTGGGACAACAACCAGATATTATCTCGCTGCTGAGTAGCTGGGTGCAAGCCTTGGGAGACAATGAATTTCGTGCCATTAATGTAGAGGCAACTTCAGCCCATTTGCGAAGCTTACTACGTGATAAGGCAGTTTTACTGGTAGTTGATGATGCTTGGGAACCAGATAAAGTTAAACCCTTTATGGTAGCAAGTTCCCAATCCCAGCTATTAATCACTTCTCGGCGTGCTGATGTGGCTGATGGTGTAGGTGCTTCTTTGCAACAATTGAATTTGATGACGCCACAAGAATCTCTGGAATTACTTTCTAAGTCTTTAGAACGAGAAATAGAAGAAGTAGAGAAACAAGAGGCTTTGAGAGTAGCCCAGACTGTGGGATACCTACCCATCGCACTGAATTTGGTAGCAGCAAGAATTAAATGGGGAATGACATGGGTGAAGCTGGAAACGGCTTTTAAACAAGAGGTTGCAAACTTAAAAGTCTTATACGGGGCGCGTCAAGAAAACTCTTTAGAAGCAACTTTTAATTTGAGCCTGAAAGCTTTGCGGGAGTATGACGAACAAGCTTGGAAAAATTTTATTTGGTTGGGGGTTTTACCAGAGGATGTAACAATAGCCGCACCAATGGCAGTGACACTCTGGGATCTGGAATCTCAGGATGAAGCTGATGAGCGTTTAGAGCTACTTTGGAATGATGCCTTACTTCAATCTGATTCACCTGTATTTGTCGGGGGTGTTGAGTGGAAAGGCTACAGGATACATGACTTATTGCATGATGTAGCTCGTAGTCGATTAATGAAATCTCCGCCTACGGGAATGGGTTTGAATTTACTTGATGTTCACAGCCAACTGTTAGAACGGTATCGGCAAAAGACTCAAAAAAACCTTTGGCATACCCTACCTAATGATGGCTACATTCATCAGCATTTACTTTGGCATTTGGAAAAAGCTGAACGGGTAGAAGAAATTCACTCCTTATTGCGGGAGGAGTCACAGACAACAAGCAATGGCTGGTTTGAAGCGCGGGAGAAATTAGGACAAACTGCGGGTTACATCACAGATATTTCTCGTGCTTGGGAATTAGCAGAAGCGAATTGGAATGAATCAATTCTGCCCCAAGTTGTAGGTTTGCAGTGTCGCTATGCTTTGATAACTGCTTCCTTGAATAGTTTGGCAGGTAATTTACCAGTAGAACTGCTGGTTGCATTAGTCAAAAATAATTTTTGGAATCCTGAACAAGGATTAGCTTACGCCCTGAAAAACCCAGAGCCAAACCAGAAAGTCTACTCGTTGATAGGACTAGTTAACTATTTGCCGCCAAATCTTCAAGAACTAGCACTGCAAAAAGCCCTCGCTGCTGCCAGCGAAATTCAGGATGAGAGCGATCACGCCGAAGCTTTGAGTGCTTTAGCACAGAAACTGCCAAGCGAGTTGTTGTCACAAGTCCTCGCTGCTGCCAGAGAAATTCAGTCTCAGGAGTATCGCGCCAAAGTTTTGAGTGCTTTAGCACAGAAACTGCCAAGCGAGTTGTTGTCACAAGTCCTCGCTGCTGCCAGAGAAATTCAGTCTCAGGAGTATCGCGCCAAAGTTTTGAGTGCTTTAGCACAGAAACTGCCAAGCGAGTTGTTGTCACAAGTCCTCGCTGCTGCCAGAGAAATTCAGTCTCAGGAGTATCGCGCCAAAGTTTTGAGTGCTTTAGCACAGAAACTGCCAAGCGAGTTGTTGTCACAAGTCCTCGCTGCTGCCAGAGAAATTCAGTCTCAGGAGTATCGCGCCAAAGTTTTGAGTGCTTTAGCACAGAAACTGCCAAGCGAGTTGTTGTCACAAGTCCTCGCTGCTGCCAGAGAAATTCAGTCTCAGGAGTATCGCGCCAAAGTTTTGAGTGCTTTAGCACAGAAACTGCCAAGCGAGTTGTTGTCACAAGTCCTCGCTGCTGCCAGAGAAATTCAGTCTCAGGAGTATCGCGCCAAAGTTTTGAGTGCTTTAGCACAGAAACTGCCAAGCGAGTTGTTGTCACAAGTCCTCGCTGCTGCCAGAGAAATTCAGTCTCAGGAGTATCGCGCCAAAGTTTTGAGTGCCTTAGCACAGAAACTGCCAAGCGAGTTGTTGCCACAAGCACTTGCTGCTGCCAGGGAAATTCAGGATGAGTATCATCGCGCCAAAGTTTTGAGTGCCTTAGCACAGAAACTGCCAAGCGAGTTGTTGTCACAAGTCCTCGCTGCTGCCAGGGAAATTCAGGATAAGTATTATCGCGCCCATGCTTTGAGTCATTTAGCACAGAAACTGCCAAGCGAGTTGTTGCCACAAGCACTCGCTGCTGCCAGGGAAATTCAGAATGAGTATTATCGCCTCCATGCTTTGAGTCATTTAGCACAGAAACTGCCAAGCGAGTTGTTGCCACAAGCACTTGCTGGTGCTAGGGAAATTCAGAATAAGTATTATCGTGCCGAAGCCTTGAGTGCCTTAGCACAGGATCTGCCAGAAGTTTTGCCAGAAGCCCTCGCTGCTGCCAGGGAGATTCAGGCTCACAGCTATCGTGCCTATGCTTTGAGTCATTTAGCACAGATACTGCCAGAAGTTTTGCCAGAAGCCCTCGCTGCTGCCAGGGCTGCTGCCAGGGAGATTCAGGATGAGAGCGATCGCGCCAAAGCTTTGAGTGCCTTAGCACAGGAACTGCCAGAAGTTTTGCCAGAAGCCCTCGCTGCTGCCAGGGAGATTCAGTATGAGTCTGCTCGTGCCGAAGCTTTGAGTGCTTTAGCTTACAAACTGCCAAGCGAGTTGTTGCCACAAGCCCTCGGTGCTGCCAGGCAGATTCAGGATGAGAGCGATCGCGCCAAAGTTTTGAGTGCCATACTACAGAAACTGCCAAGCGAGTTGTTGCCACAAGCCCTCGCTGCTGCTAGGGAAATTCAGAATAAGTATTATCGCGCCAAAGTTTTGAGTGCCTTAGCACAAGAACTGCCAGAAGTTTTGCCAGAAGCGCTAGCTCCTGCCAGGAAAATTCAGGATGAGTCTGCTCGTGCCGAAGCCTTGAGTGCTTTAGCACAGAAACTGCCAGAAGTTTTGCCAGAAGCCCTCGCTGCTGCCAGAGAGATTCAGGATGAGTCTAATCGCGCCAATGCCTTGAGTGCCTTAGCACAGAAACTACCAAGCGAGTTGTTGCCAGAAGCCCTCGCTGCTGCTAGGGAAATTCAGTATGAGTCTGCTCGTGCCAAAGCTTTGAGTGCTTTAGCACAGAAACTGCCAGAAGTTTTGCCAGAAGCCCTCGCTGCTGCCAGGAAAATTCAGTATGAGTCTGTTCGTGCCGAAGCTTTGAGTGCTTTAGCACAGGATCTGCCAGAAGTTTTGCCAGAAGCCCTCGCTGCTGCCAGGAAAATTCAGTATGAGTCTGCTCGTGCCGAAGCTTTGAGTGCTTTAGCACAGAAACTGCCAAGCGAGTTGTTGCCAGAAGCGCTAGCTGCTGCCAGGCAGATTCAGTATGATGATTATCGCGCCAAAGCTTTGAGTGCCTTAGTATACAAACTACCAAGCGAGTTGTTGCCAGAAGCGCTAGCTGCTGCCAGGCAGATTCAGGATCACAGGTATCGCGCCGAAGCCTTGAGTGCCTTAGTATACAAACTACCAAGCGAGTTGTTGCCAGAAGCGCTAGCTGCTGCCAGGCAGATTCAGGATCACAGGTATCGCGCCGAAGCCTTGAGTGCCTTAGTATACAAACTACCAAGCGAGTTGTTGCCAGAAGCGCTAGCTGCTGCCAGGCAGATTCAGGATCACAGGTATCGCGCCGAAGCCTTGAGTGCCTTAGTATACAAACTACCAAGCGAGTTGTTGCCAGAAGCGCTAGCTGCTGCCAGGCAGATTCAGGATCACAGGTATCGCGCCGAAGCCTTGAGTGCCTTAGTATACAAACTACCAAGCGAGTTGTTGCCAGAAGCGCTAGCTGCTGCCAGGCAGATTCAGGATCACAGGTATCGCGCCGAAGCCTTGAGTGCCTTAGTATACAAACTACCAAGCGAGTTGTTGCCAGAAGCGCTAGCTGCTGCCAGGCAGATTCAGGATCACAGGTATCGCGCCGAAGCCTTGAGTGCCTTAGTATACAAACTACCAAGCGAGTTGTTGCCAGAAGCGCTAGCTGCTGCCAGGCAGATTCAGGATCACAGGTATCGCGCCGAAGCCTTGAGTGCCTTAGTATACAAACTACCAAGCGAGTTGTTGCCAGAAGCGCTAGCTGCTGCCAGGCAGATTCAGGATCACAGGTATCGTGCCTATACTTTGAGTGCTTTAGCTTACAAACTGCCAAGCGAGTTGTTGCCAGAAGCGCTAGCTGCTGCCAGGCAGATTCAGGATCACAGGTATCGTGCCAATGCTTTGAGTGCTTTAGCACAGATACTGCTAGAAGTTTTGCCAGAAGCGCTCGCTGCTGCCAGGCAGATTCAGGATCACAGCGATCGTGTCTATGTTTTGAGTGCCTTAGCACAGAAACTGCCACAAGTTTTGCCAGAAGCGCTCGCTGCTGCCAGGCAGATTCAGGATCACAGCGATCGTGCCAATGCTTTGAGTGCTTTAGCACAGAAACTGCCAAGCGAGTTGTTGCCAGAAGCGCTCGCTGCTGCCAGAGAAATTCAGTCTCAGGAGTATCGCGCCAAAGTTTTGAGTGCTTTAGCACAGAAACTGCCAAGCGAGTTGTTGCCAGAAGCGCTCGCTGCTGCCAGGCAGATTCAGGATCACAGGTATCGTGGCTATGTTTTGAGTGCTTTAGCACAGAAATTGCCAAGCGAGTTGTTGCCAGAAGCGCTCGCTGCTACCAGGGAAATTCAGGATCAGAGGTATCGCGCCAATATTTTGAGTGCCTTAGCTGACAAACTGCCAAGCGAGTTGTTGCCACAAGCCCTCGCTGCTGCCAGGGAAATTCAGTCTGACCAGAATCGTGCCAATGCCTTGAGTGCCTTAGCTTCCGGTTTGTCACAAATGCCATCTACTAAACTTTTTCCCATCTGGCGAGATACACTTCATGAGTTATCTCTTCGCACTCGCCCTAATTTACTGGAAAATATCAAGGCATTGTTTCCAGTTATCTTTGCATTAGGTGGTGAAGCAGCAACGACAGAACTTGCCCGTGCGATTGTGGATGTGGCGCGATGGTGGCGGTAA
- a CDS encoding endonuclease MutS2, producing MIQSETLELLEWSRLCQHLSTFAATKLGTIAARHLQIPGSQSQSEQLLAQTKEIYELENRLGTGLSFDGIQDIGDSLERAELQGILQGDELLAIATTLAGTRNVRRVIDKHPDLTVLNDLITDLRTYPELEQEIHRCIDERGQVTDRASQKLGEVRTSLRQSRSQITQKLQNILQVKANAVQEQIITQRGDRFVIPVKAPQKDAIPGIVHDTSTSGATLYVEPNSIVPMGNQLRQLLRREQIEEEAIRRTLTEQVAAVKPDLEQLLAIVTTLDLALAKARYSLWLKANPPRFINRDENETITLRKLRHPLLEWQHYHEQGHSVIPVDLLVQPQIRVVTITGPNTGGKTVTLKTLALAALMAKVGLYVPAREPVELPWFDKVLADIGDEQSLQQSLSTFSGHIRRISRILSALDEASKVGEVGEVGEDGEVGEDGEVGEDGGEKELMYINFTPPTSTAPSTPPTPPLPPSSLILLDEVGAGTDPVEGSALAISLLQYLADHALLTIATTHFGELKALKYEDDRFENASVEFDESTLSPTYRLLWGIPGRSNALTIAQRLGLKLAVVESAKTQLGGATDEVNQVIAGLEAQRRRQETKAEQAQDLLQQAERLYKEVSEKATALQERERALRVSQEVAVQQAIAQAKGEIAQVIRRLQQGKPTGQDAQSATKALGEIASKFIPEPPPKPKVGFVPKVGDRIRIPKLGQTAEVLTAPDEDRELTVRFGIMKMTVKLEDVESLDGQKVEPVVKEATRSKPEPKITTLPETPAIRTSKNTVDIRGRRVADAEIILDKAISEATGPIWIIHGHGTGKLRQGIHAFLKQHPRVSRYEAAEQADGGTGVTIAYIG from the coding sequence TTGATCCAATCTGAAACTCTAGAATTACTTGAATGGTCACGCCTGTGCCAGCATTTGTCTACCTTCGCGGCAACAAAGCTGGGGACTATTGCTGCACGCCATCTACAAATTCCTGGCTCGCAATCCCAAAGTGAGCAGTTGTTAGCACAAACAAAAGAAATTTACGAACTGGAAAACCGCCTAGGTACGGGGCTTTCGTTTGATGGAATCCAAGATATTGGTGATTCCCTAGAACGCGCCGAACTGCAAGGAATTTTGCAGGGAGATGAATTGCTGGCGATCGCCACCACTCTTGCAGGCACCAGAAATGTACGTCGTGTAATCGACAAGCACCCAGATTTAACAGTACTCAATGATTTAATTACTGATTTACGGACTTATCCAGAATTAGAACAAGAAATTCACAGATGTATTGACGAAAGGGGTCAAGTCACTGATCGCGCCAGCCAAAAACTTGGTGAAGTTCGCACTTCCTTACGGCAATCACGCAGTCAAATCACCCAAAAACTGCAAAATATCTTACAGGTAAAAGCGAATGCCGTCCAAGAACAGATCATTACTCAAAGGGGCGATCGCTTTGTTATTCCCGTAAAAGCGCCTCAAAAAGACGCCATACCCGGTATTGTCCACGATACTTCCACCAGCGGTGCAACATTGTATGTGGAACCGAATTCTATCGTCCCAATGGGAAACCAGTTGCGGCAGTTGCTCAGAAGAGAGCAAATAGAAGAAGAAGCAATTCGTCGTACATTAACAGAGCAAGTCGCAGCTGTAAAGCCAGATTTGGAACAGTTGTTAGCAATTGTTACTACCTTGGACTTGGCATTGGCAAAAGCGCGTTATAGTTTGTGGTTAAAAGCAAATCCTCCACGCTTCATTAACCGAGACGAAAACGAAACCATTACCTTACGGAAGTTACGTCATCCGCTTTTGGAGTGGCAGCATTACCACGAGCAAGGACATTCCGTAATTCCCGTTGATTTGCTGGTTCAGCCGCAAATACGAGTCGTCACAATTACCGGACCAAATACTGGCGGAAAAACTGTGACGTTGAAAACCCTAGCTTTGGCAGCATTGATGGCGAAAGTCGGCTTATATGTGCCTGCACGGGAACCAGTGGAATTGCCGTGGTTTGATAAGGTGCTGGCAGATATAGGTGATGAACAATCCCTCCAGCAAAGTTTATCGACTTTTTCTGGTCACATCCGCCGCATTAGTCGGATTTTATCAGCGCTAGACGAAGCTTCTAAAGTAGGGGAAGTAGGGGAAGTAGGGGAAGATGGGGAGGTAGGGGAAGATGGCGAGGTAGGGGAAGATGGGGGAGAAAAAGAGTTAATGTACATTAATTTTACTCCCCCTACTTCCACTGCTCCCTCCACTCCCCCTACTCCTCCTCTCCCCCCGTCCTCCCTAATCCTCCTCGACGAAGTGGGTGCAGGAACAGACCCCGTTGAAGGAAGTGCTTTGGCAATATCGCTCCTACAATATCTCGCAGACCATGCTCTGTTGACAATTGCGACCACTCACTTTGGTGAACTCAAAGCGCTAAAATACGAAGATGACCGATTTGAAAATGCTTCTGTAGAATTTGACGAAAGTACTCTTTCACCAACTTACCGTCTACTTTGGGGAATTCCAGGACGTTCCAACGCCTTAACAATTGCCCAACGCCTGGGGTTGAAATTAGCAGTTGTGGAAAGTGCGAAAACGCAACTGGGAGGAGCAACCGATGAAGTCAATCAGGTGATTGCTGGGTTGGAAGCGCAACGCCGCCGTCAGGAAACCAAAGCAGAACAAGCACAGGATTTGTTGCAGCAAGCGGAACGTTTATACAAAGAAGTATCCGAAAAAGCCACAGCATTGCAGGAAAGAGAGCGTGCTTTGCGTGTCTCTCAGGAGGTAGCAGTGCAGCAGGCGATCGCCCAAGCCAAAGGCGAAATAGCTCAAGTGATTCGCCGCTTGCAGCAAGGTAAACCAACAGGACAAGATGCTCAAAGCGCAACAAAAGCTTTAGGAGAGATAGCTAGTAAATTTATACCAGAGCCTCCTCCCAAACCGAAGGTGGGATTTGTTCCCAAGGTGGGCGATCGCATCCGTATACCCAAACTCGGGCAAACAGCAGAAGTCTTAACCGCCCCAGATGAGGATAGAGAGTTGACTGTCCGCTTCGGAATCATGAAGATGACGGTGAAACTAGAAGACGTAGAATCTTTAGATGGTCAAAAAGTTGAACCAGTTGTCAAGGAAGCGACGAGGAGCAAACCAGAGCCAAAAATCACAACCTTGCCAGAAACTCCTGCAATTCGCACGTCTAAAAATACGGTAGATATACGCGGACGTAGAGTAGCGGATGCGGAAATCATTTTAGACAAAGCAATTTCAGAAGCTACAGGGCCAATATGGATTATTCACGGACATGGCACGGGTAAGCTACGGCAAGGAATTCACGCTTTCTTAAAGCAACATCCAAGAGTCAGCCGTTATGAAGCAGCAGAACAAGCTGATGGCGGTACTGGTGTGACAATTGCTTACATAGGTTAA
- a CDS encoding DUF3038 domain-containing protein codes for MLKVMHSAADSPAPTSQWEDLIKLPAPNSVHWDNIKTQLDLVLLALETLTGIGSEAMLQAAISLNLESRVPDRVALWRLRQSNPLRKGQGGRKKLDVEEARALVLITCYLTKQHQELIRRAVGLLEQMAEDNREPHQAALLGDYIDTFCNTYQERMEEDATISTNELTHLALKLLIDLLFYSSPGGHRRLWLALIDRSTKF; via the coding sequence ATGCTAAAAGTTATGCACTCTGCCGCCGATTCACCCGCTCCGACTTCTCAGTGGGAGGATTTAATAAAGCTTCCAGCCCCAAACTCAGTTCATTGGGACAATATCAAAACTCAGCTGGACTTAGTGCTGTTAGCTTTAGAAACATTGACTGGCATTGGCTCCGAAGCAATGCTACAAGCGGCAATTAGTCTGAATTTAGAGTCAAGAGTGCCAGACCGTGTAGCGTTATGGCGACTGCGCCAATCAAATCCGCTACGTAAAGGTCAAGGAGGACGAAAAAAACTAGATGTGGAGGAAGCTAGGGCACTTGTTCTGATTACTTGTTACCTTACCAAACAACACCAAGAATTAATTCGCCGTGCTGTTGGTCTTTTAGAACAAATGGCGGAAGACAACCGCGAACCTCATCAGGCTGCTTTACTTGGAGATTATATTGATACTTTCTGCAACACTTATCAAGAGCGGATGGAGGAAGATGCAACAATCTCCACTAATGAATTAACCCACCTTGCACTAAAACTGCTTATAGATTTACTTTTTTACAGTAGTCCTGGTGGACATCGCCGTCTGTGGCTAGCACTTATCGACCGTTCAACCAAATTCTAG
- a CDS encoding DUF4335 domain-containing protein, translating into MPVSNSVIRRYTPPTCTLEVLAQSSALSQWMGKSVLKQLQFELRFDDPRLPEEKRIAIRGDSDQLETLCAVVTGYVQEFLEMSPERFWTNFSDTNFSGTQDVTVVSDQTEQTNFYNPPSQKIPTRNSFTHPSDADIKIKPSDHLTHNLFLGSLANPASGPVIQLSLLQLFDLATALDEYSADVVALPNLTPRSTRRSGIPAWAPVAAVLVIAVGLAPVTWQYANRVRQQQTAKKPTSTEQKIALQTPPSQDLSASTAVPTLPPSSSSLSSPPLPPFGSTLGVPNSKASPSIAQTLPSVPVTPQTSVKSTFPSVAQTFPSIGNVAKAPLTPLGNPLSIPGTTNPPGGTTKTPSISTFPQNTAPKQEIALQPKLQPNTTALTSKSELPSTLAQKNSTPNNLPSTNNTSSTPTGASLLRGTSPKDATRIAADPGKNFPNGQAIQDGETSSLGTSPLSSTSASREPVSSQPGTSTPSGTDALISRLRQARANRANIPTEVATNSTTRGATLFDTPQVSEARDALKKRWQPPSGLKQSIEYSLSVGVDGTIERILPMGKAARDYVDRTGMPLIGEPFVSPNKNGQSVRIRAIFRPDGKVQTFSETE; encoded by the coding sequence ATGCCTGTATCAAATTCTGTGATCCGTCGGTATACACCGCCCACCTGCACGCTAGAAGTCTTAGCGCAGAGTTCAGCTTTGTCTCAGTGGATGGGTAAATCCGTCCTCAAGCAGCTACAGTTTGAACTTCGCTTTGATGATCCGCGATTGCCAGAGGAAAAGAGAATCGCAATTAGAGGCGACAGCGACCAGCTCGAGACTTTGTGTGCAGTAGTGACAGGTTACGTCCAAGAATTCCTGGAAATGTCTCCTGAAAGGTTTTGGACAAATTTCTCAGATACAAACTTTTCAGGAACACAAGACGTAACTGTAGTATCTGATCAGACTGAACAAACAAATTTTTACAACCCCCCTTCACAAAAAATTCCTACGAGAAACTCCTTTACTCACCCAAGCGATGCAGATATAAAAATCAAGCCTAGCGATCACTTAACTCACAATTTGTTTCTTGGTTCTTTAGCAAATCCAGCATCTGGCCCGGTGATTCAACTGAGTCTGCTGCAATTATTCGATTTAGCAACAGCCTTGGATGAATATTCTGCTGATGTCGTGGCGCTACCAAATCTCACACCTCGTTCTACAAGGAGGAGTGGCATACCCGCTTGGGCACCTGTTGCAGCAGTTCTAGTCATAGCTGTGGGTTTAGCACCAGTAACTTGGCAGTATGCTAACCGTGTCAGACAACAGCAGACAGCCAAAAAACCAACTTCGACAGAACAAAAGATTGCTCTACAAACCCCGCCTTCACAGGACTTGTCCGCATCTACTGCTGTTCCTACACTCCCTCCCTCAAGTAGTAGTTTATCTTCCCCGCCACTACCACCCTTTGGATCTACCTTAGGAGTCCCCAATTCCAAAGCTTCTCCATCGATCGCTCAAACATTGCCTAGTGTACCTGTTACACCTCAAACATCTGTAAAGTCCACATTCCCTTCTGTTGCTCAAACATTTCCTAGTATTGGGAATGTCGCCAAAGCACCTCTAACACCTTTAGGAAATCCGTTGAGCATACCTGGAACAACAAATCCACCTGGTGGAACAACAAAAACTCCAAGCATCTCAACCTTTCCACAAAACACAGCACCAAAACAAGAAATAGCTCTTCAACCCAAATTACAGCCTAACACCACAGCATTAACGTCGAAGAGTGAGCTTCCTTCTACATTGGCTCAAAAAAATTCGACACCTAACAATTTGCCTAGCACAAATAACACCTCCAGCACCCCAACAGGAGCCTCACTCCTACGGGGTACTTCCCCCAAAGACGCTACGCGAATAGCAGCAGATCCTGGGAAAAATTTCCCCAACGGACAGGCAATCCAAGATGGGGAAACCTCATCACTTGGAACTTCACCTTTGTCAAGCACAAGTGCCAGCCGTGAGCCAGTTTCCTCACAACCAGGCACATCTACACCAAGTGGTACTGATGCATTAATTTCTAGATTGCGGCAAGCTCGCGCAAACAGGGCTAATATTCCTACAGAAGTTGCTACTAATAGTACAACTCGTGGAGCCACGTTGTTTGACACACCTCAAGTATCTGAAGCTAGAGACGCACTAAAAAAACGCTGGCAACCGCCTTCTGGGTTGAAACAAAGCATTGAGTACAGTTTGTCAGTGGGTGTTGATGGCACAATTGAGCGAATTTTACCGATGGGAAAAGCTGCAAGAGATTATGTAGATCGTACAGGAATGCCTCTAATTGGTGAACCTTTCGTTTCTCCTAATAAAAATGGACAATCAGTAAGAATCAGAGCTATTTTTCGTCCTGACGGCAAGGTGCAGACTTTTTCAGAAACTGAGTAA
- a CDS encoding ferredoxin: MSDFLPSPEQSEDHRSGFEPELGGFLRDAPERSGLEPELGGVLRQKGVYVDEITCIGCKHCAHVARNTFYIEPDYGRSRVIRQDGDSHEVIQEAIDTCPVDCIHWVKYTELKNLEEERKYQVIPLIGYQVDGAVVAAERRRKKQRLTRKKPRY, translated from the coding sequence ATGTCTGATTTTTTGCCGTCGCCGGAACAAAGCGAAGATCACCGTTCAGGTTTTGAACCAGAATTGGGGGGTTTTTTACGAGACGCCCCAGAACGTTCTGGTTTGGAACCTGAATTAGGGGGTGTGTTGCGCCAAAAAGGTGTTTATGTAGACGAAATTACCTGTATTGGCTGCAAACACTGTGCCCATGTCGCCCGTAATACGTTTTATATTGAACCAGATTATGGGCGATCGCGTGTTATACGTCAAGATGGCGATTCACATGAGGTCATTCAAGAGGCAATTGACACCTGTCCTGTAGACTGCATCCACTGGGTGAAGTACACCGAGTTGAAAAACTTAGAAGAAGAGCGCAAATATCAGGTTATACCCTTAATTGGATACCAAGTGGACGGAGCAGTTGTTGCTGCCGAACGGCGACGCAAAAAGCAAAGACTAACCCGTAAAAAACCCCGTTATTAA